A single Planctomicrobium piriforme DNA region contains:
- a CDS encoding sigma-54-dependent Fis family transcriptional regulator, translated as MDEARWMSWSEVPWLQRNSPTASLVRLCERILQSDDLAAIIVDIAAEFGVSNCLLAVRSGDWKIVAARGDWDGPLPSSQLDSCIDREAAVYQRGRPTGGTILTPTGSRDQHMLLLSGARLAADQLADALAIARVLGRRLDQLGVLHAAHRQVDRLKATMKLARKFAGETETQRLLEHIATDAARLLGSDRASIFIWDREQRQLVACPALGVEGGRLFLPDNKGLVGDVIHSRKPVIVDDVYADPRFDQGVDKKSGYKTRNLLCVPLFDANDECLGAFELINKRSGDFSAEDLGALEDFAIAVATAVTNTRELENLVRNNSQLSEQMKRRSNIIGESPAMAALRGTIDRLAMTDLPVLILGESGTGKEVAATALHHQGSRAQRPFVAVNCAALTETLLESELFGHEKGAFTDAHAMHIGKFELAEGGTLFLDEIGDMTLGGQAKLLRVLEQKVITRVGGTQPIPVNVRVVAATNAHLAEMVREKKFRQDLYFRLSVVTLEIPPLRDRPEDILPLSKFFLERFCRDANRKLLTFSPDAEKRLQMHQWPGNVRELRNLMERIAFLAQGARVEVDDLAFILSPKRSDFDDLADGVGLMEATSSFQSEYIKRAVKRMQGNMSDAAEFLGLHRSNLYRKMRQLGMEVDDVKP; from the coding sequence ATGGACGAGGCGCGGTGGATGTCCTGGAGCGAAGTTCCCTGGCTTCAACGCAACTCTCCCACCGCTTCGCTCGTCCGCTTATGTGAACGCATTCTCCAAAGTGACGATCTCGCGGCGATCATCGTCGACATCGCCGCCGAGTTCGGCGTCTCGAACTGTCTGCTCGCGGTCCGTTCCGGCGACTGGAAAATTGTCGCCGCCCGTGGGGATTGGGATGGCCCGTTACCGAGTTCTCAACTCGATAGCTGCATCGACCGGGAAGCGGCAGTCTATCAACGAGGACGACCCACTGGCGGAACGATCCTCACTCCAACCGGCTCGCGTGACCAGCACATGCTGTTGCTCTCCGGTGCCCGGCTGGCGGCCGATCAATTGGCTGACGCCTTAGCAATTGCCCGAGTCCTGGGGCGGCGGCTGGATCAATTGGGTGTGCTGCACGCGGCACATCGTCAGGTGGACCGGCTCAAGGCGACAATGAAACTCGCCCGAAAATTTGCAGGCGAAACGGAAACCCAGCGTTTGCTGGAACACATCGCGACCGACGCAGCCCGGCTGCTCGGATCAGACCGTGCCAGCATCTTCATCTGGGACCGGGAGCAGCGGCAGCTTGTCGCCTGTCCCGCCTTGGGAGTCGAGGGGGGGCGACTGTTTCTGCCTGACAATAAAGGACTCGTCGGCGACGTCATTCACAGCCGCAAGCCCGTGATCGTGGACGACGTCTATGCAGACCCGCGTTTCGATCAGGGGGTCGACAAGAAATCCGGCTACAAGACTCGCAACCTGCTCTGCGTGCCGCTGTTTGACGCGAATGACGAATGCCTGGGAGCATTCGAACTCATTAACAAGCGGAGCGGAGATTTCTCCGCCGAAGATCTCGGCGCGCTCGAAGACTTTGCCATCGCCGTCGCCACGGCCGTGACCAATACCAGAGAACTCGAAAACCTCGTCCGCAACAATTCGCAGCTTTCGGAGCAGATGAAACGGCGGTCGAACATCATCGGCGAAAGTCCGGCGATGGCCGCGCTACGAGGGACCATCGACCGTCTGGCCATGACCGACCTCCCGGTGCTGATCCTGGGTGAAAGCGGGACCGGAAAAGAAGTTGCCGCGACGGCGCTGCATCACCAGGGCTCGCGGGCACAGCGCCCATTTGTAGCCGTCAACTGCGCGGCACTCACCGAAACGCTCCTTGAAAGTGAACTCTTCGGGCACGAAAAAGGGGCGTTCACCGACGCCCATGCGATGCATATCGGAAAATTCGAGCTCGCCGAGGGGGGGACGTTGTTCCTCGACGAAATCGGCGACATGACCCTTGGCGGACAGGCCAAGCTGCTGCGAGTTCTGGAGCAGAAGGTCATTACACGGGTTGGTGGAACGCAGCCCATTCCTGTGAATGTTCGGGTTGTGGCCGCGACCAATGCTCATCTGGCTGAGATGGTACGAGAGAAGAAGTTTCGACAGGATCTGTACTTCCGGCTGAGTGTGGTGACGCTGGAGATCCCACCGCTGCGGGACCGGCCAGAAGATATTCTGCCGCTTTCGAAGTTCTTTCTGGAACGCTTCTGCCGCGACGCGAATCGCAAACTGCTGACGTTCTCCCCTGACGCCGAGAAGCGGTTGCAGATGCATCAGTGGCCCGGCAACGTCCGCGAACTTCGCAACCTGATGGAGCGAATCGCGTTTCTGGCACAGGGAGCCCGGGTGGAAGTGGACGACCTGGCCTTCATCCTGAGCCCAAAGCGGAGCGATTTTGACGACCTGGCCGACGGGGTGGGTCTGATGGAAGCAACGTCCAGCTTCCAGAGCGAGTACATCAAACGGGCTGTGAAGCGGATGCAGGGGAACATGAGCGACGCCGCCGAGTTCCTCGGCCTGCACCGTTCCAATCTATATCGGAAAATGCGTCAACTCGGGATGGAAGTGGACGACGTGAAGCCGTAG
- a CDS encoding RsmE family RNA methyltransferase, whose amino-acid sequence MADRFYVPTPWTEVIQIEGPEAHHLAHVLRAQPGEEVELFDGRGTSVLAEVVEVRKRNVSVRCTGEPRRTSNETPELILAVACPKGDRLRWMIEKITELGIDRLIPLKTTRSVVEPSEHKFHKLEQTVVAACKQCRRDTLLQIDDLCPLETLRSHFPEGATQLLWGEADADDAIADKSPSSGPPRQIVAVIGPEGGLTPDERNLLHCWEAKAISFSPFVLRIETAAVACASRLVGQRRRKEF is encoded by the coding sequence ATGGCTGATCGATTCTATGTTCCGACCCCCTGGACGGAAGTGATCCAGATCGAAGGACCGGAGGCGCATCATCTGGCGCATGTGCTTCGCGCACAACCCGGCGAGGAGGTTGAACTTTTCGACGGACGCGGAACGTCAGTGCTGGCGGAAGTGGTTGAGGTCCGCAAACGGAATGTGTCAGTCCGCTGCACAGGTGAGCCTCGCAGGACGAGTAACGAGACTCCCGAACTCATACTCGCGGTCGCCTGTCCAAAAGGAGATCGACTCCGGTGGATGATCGAAAAGATCACGGAACTGGGCATCGACCGCCTCATTCCCCTGAAAACAACCCGCAGTGTCGTCGAGCCGAGCGAGCACAAATTCCACAAGCTGGAACAGACCGTCGTGGCCGCCTGTAAGCAGTGCCGACGGGATACCCTGCTGCAAATTGATGATTTGTGCCCGCTGGAAACACTGAGATCCCACTTCCCGGAAGGTGCGACTCAACTGCTTTGGGGAGAAGCAGATGCAGATGACGCCATCGCTGATAAATCTCCTTCAAGCGGCCCCCCGCGGCAGATTGTCGCCGTGATTGGACCGGAAGGGGGACTCACGCCTGACGAAAGGAATCTGCTTCACTGCTGGGAGGCCAAAGCGATTTCGTTTTCGCCGTTTGTCTTGAGAATTGAGACAGCGGCCGTCGCCTGTGCCTCGCGACTCGTCGGGCAGCGCCGTCGAAAGGAATTCTGA
- a CDS encoding phytanoyl-CoA dioxygenase family protein: MVVEGLIETMTPAPEFSSAEIAQFHEQGFAIVRNLGSAELCARMTAITDDGLHRRIEPLELETELKYPGAPESVAGEGGGTIRRLKQALSRDIVFTEWLQYAPLLTRLKQLLGPEVVCPLAHHNCIMTKEPRFSSDTGWHQDLRYWSFVRPDLISVWLALGPERKENGCLQVIPGSHRMPLPASSFDSALFYRSDLPENEPVLAKRELVELNPGDVLFFHAKTLHAATRNFSTRTKYSVVFTFRAMDNPPTPNSRSSKSPELLLH; this comes from the coding sequence ATGGTGGTTGAAGGACTGATCGAAACGATGACGCCTGCACCCGAGTTCTCATCCGCCGAGATCGCGCAGTTTCACGAACAAGGGTTCGCGATTGTGCGAAATCTGGGCTCGGCTGAACTCTGCGCTCGCATGACCGCCATCACCGACGACGGACTGCACCGCCGGATTGAACCGCTGGAGCTGGAAACGGAACTGAAGTATCCCGGCGCCCCGGAGTCGGTGGCAGGCGAAGGGGGCGGAACGATCCGTCGGTTGAAGCAGGCTCTCAGTCGCGACATCGTCTTCACCGAATGGCTGCAATATGCCCCGTTGCTGACGAGACTGAAGCAACTGCTGGGTCCGGAGGTGGTCTGCCCATTGGCGCATCACAACTGCATCATGACCAAGGAGCCCCGGTTCAGCAGCGATACCGGCTGGCATCAGGATCTGCGGTACTGGTCATTCGTTCGTCCGGATCTGATCAGCGTCTGGCTGGCGCTGGGGCCGGAGCGTAAGGAAAACGGCTGTCTGCAGGTGATTCCGGGTTCACACCGGATGCCGCTTCCGGCGTCGAGTTTTGACTCCGCACTGTTCTACCGCAGCGATCTCCCGGAGAACGAACCGGTCCTGGCGAAACGCGAACTGGTGGAGCTGAATCCCGGCGACGTGCTGTTCTTCCACGCCAAAACGCTGCACGCGGCGACGCGGAATTTCTCGACGCGAACCAAGTACTCGGTCGTGTTCACGTTTCGAGCGATGGACAATCCGCCGACGCCGAATTCGCGATCGTCGAAGTCGCCAGAGTTGTTGCTCCACTGA
- the argF gene encoding ornithine carbamoyltransferase, with product MRHLTTLLDLTSDEVRDVLKLSARLKARSRKGKRPSLCENKVLTQVFEKPSLRTRVSFEAAMSQLGGKSIFLTSKEAGFDGRETKEDIARVLGGYSDVITLRTFSQELIETFRKHAGCPIINALSDDYHPCQALADIMTVEEVSGSVSGKTIVYVGDGNNVARSLAVICGHMGCNFRIAAPRGYELSAEFLAQLADRFPDLEVEQFHSAPKAVAGADVIYTDVWASMGQESEKDHRSKVFADYQVTTKLLDVAGPNVLFMHCLPARRGQEVDDAVMDDPRSIVFVQAENRMHLAKGLIVWLLEHVNDKPSLSKPRRTPKRKKARGK from the coding sequence ATGCGGCATTTGACGACTCTTCTGGATTTGACCAGCGACGAAGTTCGCGACGTTCTCAAGCTCTCTGCCCGGCTCAAGGCCCGCAGCAGAAAGGGCAAACGCCCCTCGCTGTGTGAAAATAAAGTGCTGACGCAGGTTTTCGAGAAACCTTCGCTCCGCACGCGCGTCAGCTTCGAAGCCGCCATGAGCCAGCTCGGCGGTAAAAGCATCTTCCTCACCAGCAAGGAAGCCGGCTTCGACGGCCGTGAAACCAAGGAAGACATCGCCCGGGTTCTGGGAGGCTATTCCGACGTCATCACCCTGCGAACATTTTCGCAGGAGTTGATCGAAACGTTCCGCAAGCATGCCGGCTGCCCGATCATCAACGCCCTGTCGGATGACTACCATCCCTGTCAGGCTTTGGCCGACATCATGACGGTCGAGGAAGTCTCCGGCAGCGTGTCCGGCAAAACCATCGTCTATGTCGGGGATGGGAATAACGTCGCCCGATCGCTGGCAGTCATTTGCGGTCACATGGGCTGCAACTTCCGCATCGCTGCACCGCGGGGATACGAGCTGTCGGCCGAATTCCTGGCGCAGCTTGCTGACCGGTTTCCTGATCTTGAAGTTGAGCAGTTCCACAGCGCTCCCAAGGCCGTCGCCGGGGCCGATGTCATCTACACCGACGTTTGGGCCAGCATGGGCCAGGAAAGCGAAAAGGACCACCGCTCGAAGGTCTTCGCCGATTATCAGGTGACGACCAAGCTGCTCGATGTCGCCGGGCCCAACGTGTTGTTCATGCACTGTCTGCCCGCCCGACGGGGACAGGAAGTCGACGACGCCGTGATGGACGACCCGCGAAGCATCGTCTTCGTCCAGGCGGAAAACCGCATGCACCTCGCCAAAGGCCTGATCGTGTGGCTGCTCGAACACGTCAACGACAAGCCGAGCCTGTCGAAGCCACGCCGCACGCCCAAGCGGAAGAAGGCGCGGGGCAAGTAG
- a CDS encoding 3'-5' exoribonuclease YhaM family protein, producing the protein MTRRFVNLLQDGETLEEVYLLADRQLRANRNGDTYLLTQLRDRTGQVSGLLWNVGDQQVSHLRPGDYVKVRGKVQLFQGNLQIIMTRIDAAGADNLSADDFIPQTSGDTERQLGRLKEILLSIKDPDLRALMGAFFDDPEIVDGLRQAPAGVRLHHAYHGGLLEHVLTLAEGAVRLSDLYPKVDYDLVLAGVFLHDLGKIRELGYDTTFIYTDEGQLIGHLVMGVEMLSDKIRVTEQVTGRPFPSEKAMRLKHLILSHHGSYEFGSPKLPMTPEAIALHHLDNLDAKTNEFLSLIESDPNAGSSWTPYHASMQRKLFKGSGSDWST; encoded by the coding sequence ATGACCCGACGGTTTGTCAACTTGCTGCAGGACGGCGAGACCCTTGAAGAGGTCTATCTGCTCGCCGATCGACAGCTGCGCGCAAACCGCAACGGCGACACCTATCTGCTGACCCAGCTCCGCGACCGCACCGGCCAGGTTTCCGGCCTGCTCTGGAACGTCGGAGATCAACAGGTCTCTCATCTGCGCCCAGGCGACTATGTCAAAGTCCGCGGCAAGGTGCAGCTCTTTCAGGGCAACCTGCAGATCATCATGACCCGGATCGATGCCGCCGGGGCAGACAACTTGTCGGCCGATGACTTCATCCCCCAGACCAGCGGCGACACGGAACGCCAACTCGGGCGGCTGAAGGAAATCCTGCTGTCAATTAAAGATCCGGATCTTCGCGCCCTCATGGGTGCCTTTTTCGACGATCCGGAAATTGTCGACGGCCTCCGTCAGGCGCCCGCAGGCGTGCGGCTGCATCATGCCTACCACGGCGGACTGCTCGAACATGTCCTGACCCTCGCCGAAGGCGCCGTCCGACTTTCTGATCTCTACCCCAAGGTCGATTACGACCTCGTGCTGGCCGGCGTCTTTCTGCACGATCTCGGCAAGATCCGCGAACTTGGCTACGACACCACCTTCATCTACACCGACGAAGGCCAGCTCATCGGGCATCTCGTGATGGGCGTCGAAATGCTCAGCGACAAGATCCGCGTCACCGAACAGGTGACCGGTCGACCGTTTCCATCCGAAAAAGCGATGCGACTGAAGCACCTGATTCTCAGTCATCATGGAAGTTATGAATTCGGCAGCCCAAAACTGCCGATGACGCCCGAGGCGATTGCCCTCCATCATCTCGACAACCTGGACGCAAAGACCAACGAATTTCTGTCGCTGATCGAGTCAGACCCGAACGCCGGTTCGAGCTGGACTCCGTATCACGCCAGCATGCAGCGCAAACTCTTTAAAGGCAGCGGAAGCGACTGGAGTACCTGA